One region of Apus apus isolate bApuApu2 chromosome 6, bApuApu2.pri.cur, whole genome shotgun sequence genomic DNA includes:
- the C6H2orf66 gene encoding uncharacterized protein C2orf66 homolog, which translates to MWKVVLLGLYTVLAVRGLAKAAPLQPEEKWKPLDNPRNRDLFFRTLQAYFSGRGLDLRKFPATFTMNNEGPRPVVFYSDPIASAFADYEERRNSFPNYFKG; encoded by the exons ATGTGGAAAGTGGTGCTGCTGGGTCTATACACAGTATTGGCTGTGAGGGGATTGGCAAAGGCTGCTCCTCTccaaccagaagaaaaatggaagccGCTAGATAACCCTAGAAACAGAGACCTG TTTTTCAGAACGCTCCAGGCTTATTTTTCGGGCAGGGGTCTTGATCTCAGAAAGTTCCCAGCTACTTTCACTATGAACAATGAAGGACCAAGGCCTGTTGTATTCTACTCAGATCCTATTGCTTCTGCATTTGCAGATtatgaagaaaggagaaattcttttccaaattatttcaaaggcTGA